A window of Patescibacteria group bacterium contains these coding sequences:
- a CDS encoding tRNA guanosine(34) transglycosylase Tgt, with protein MFELLKKTGRARRGRLTLPHGVVETPVFMPIATRGAVKSITLPEVKGLGAQIILNNTYHLLLRPGLEGMKKLGGSHKLMNWDKPILTDSGGFQVFSLSKLNKTGEDGVEFQSHIDGARVTITPESSMEMQRAIGSDIVMQFDDVAHGQSTKERFEDAMERSLRWARRSRVAFDFTDPTHALPLPRGGVARQDLFGIVQGGTHEDLRTRSAEGLKEIGFEGYAIGGLSVGETREDMYRMVEHVCRILPEDKPRYFMGGGMPEEIVRNVFAGVDMFDCVLPTRNARHGTLFTWNRDPKAIDWASCPTDFYDKVNATAEKYAFDHGKLDPYCDCETCATVSRAYLRHLFAVGEPVAQHLATIHNLRFYLRLMEELRSVLE; from the coding sequence ATGTTCGAACTCCTAAAGAAAACCGGTCGCGCGCGTCGTGGCCGACTGACCCTTCCGCATGGCGTCGTAGAGACGCCGGTGTTCATGCCGATTGCCACGCGCGGGGCGGTGAAAAGCATCACGCTCCCCGAGGTGAAGGGGCTGGGCGCGCAGATCATCTTGAACAACACCTACCATCTGTTGCTTCGTCCGGGCCTTGAGGGGATGAAGAAGCTCGGCGGGTCGCACAAGCTCATGAATTGGGACAAACCGATTCTCACGGATTCGGGCGGGTTCCAGGTGTTCAGCCTGTCGAAGCTCAACAAGACCGGGGAGGACGGCGTGGAGTTCCAGTCGCACATCGACGGGGCAAGGGTGACGATCACTCCGGAATCGTCCATGGAAATGCAGCGCGCCATCGGCTCCGACATCGTGATGCAGTTCGACGACGTGGCACACGGGCAGTCCACCAAGGAACGGTTCGAGGACGCGATGGAGCGTTCGTTGCGGTGGGCGCGACGATCTCGTGTCGCTTTCGACTTCACAGACCCCACCCATGCCCTCCCCTTACCAAGGGGAGGGGTAGCTCGCCAGGATCTGTTCGGTATCGTGCAGGGCGGCACGCATGAGGACCTACGGACGCGATCGGCCGAGGGACTGAAAGAGATCGGGTTCGAAGGTTACGCCATCGGTGGCCTGTCGGTCGGCGAGACACGTGAAGACATGTACCGGATGGTCGAACATGTTTGCAGGATCCTTCCCGAAGACAAGCCGCGCTATTTCATGGGCGGCGGGATGCCTGAAGAAATCGTCCGCAACGTCTTTGCTGGCGTGGACATGTTCGACTGCGTGTTGCCGACGCGTAACGCCCGCCACGGCACGCTGTTCACCTGGAACCGCGACCCGAAGGCGATCGATTGGGCGTCGTGCCCGACCGATTTCTATGACAAGGTGAACGCCACGGCCGAGAAATATGCCTTCGACCATGGCAAGCTCGACCCATACTGCGACTGCGAGACATGCGCGACCGTGAGCCGAGCGTACCTACGCCACCTCTTCGCCGTCGGCGAACCCGTAGCACAGCATCTTGCGACTATCCACAACCTGCGGTTCTACCTGCGGCTTATGGAGGAGCTGCGTTCCGTGCTAGAATAG
- a CDS encoding AAA family ATPase has translation MDGPFLKETQGEPRVMARIGDASFAWSERVDVASIALRKARNASMTAVNLVAFFVSVCALATSILLYSFVRPTSLLSPSMFGLFASCTLLGACFVYYRLEDASRRHVAMPRQAKDATLPALEPALPQPKPMNVAALYSVDARKAVEDAYALAERYGHAEILPLHLFVGTLAAGEASLVFMRLGVGFDALKEPLGRRLQSQQLGRPPRMSAAAEEALVAAFVNAHGQDRALVSPVEVLREAYARDPFLKELLFDLKVDERRFENAVEWLRIDGKMRERYQRFRGAASHKPTGAMNRAMTSVATPALDAFSEDLTTLAVQGALPMLVGRDREMESVFRVIEGARRSVLLVGPDGTGRATLLAGIAQRMVEERVPKVLQDRRLVSLSLPHLLSGVSAEEAQERLLTVLVEVSRAKNIVLAIPDLHLVSGTPVEPLLADALSRGVAYAIATTDTREYAAMERSPLGRLFEKVDVPEPGEDDAIHILESKVGAIEYEHKVLFTYEAVEKAVKLSDRYMHEQYLPAKAIGVCREAAQAAAKAGGEGARVTGEDVEAIIAEKTGVPLGAVAKDETQTLLTMEKRLHERVIGQDEAVKSVAAALRRARTELRSDTRPIAAFLFLGPTGVGKTELAKAIAATYFGAEDAMLRFDMSEYQEQGSVERLIGNVNNPSGLLTEAVRRRPFAILLLDEFEKAHPDILNLFLQVFDDGRLTDASGRTVDFTNCIIVATSNAGTSYVQQAVAEGKPLPEIRTRLMEQELRGIYRPELLNRFDGVIVFKPLTKDEVLQIAYLLIGAVSARLEPKGIAFRATDEAVAELAQKGFDPLFGARPLRRVIQEEVDNAIAKALLEGRVRRRDTIVLKPGGQIDIEQAAAL, from the coding sequence ATGGACGGCCCGTTCCTCAAGGAGACGCAGGGCGAACCGAGGGTGATGGCGCGCATCGGTGACGCGTCGTTCGCCTGGAGCGAGCGCGTGGACGTCGCGTCCATCGCGTTGCGCAAGGCGCGCAACGCCTCCATGACCGCGGTGAACCTGGTCGCGTTCTTCGTTTCCGTGTGCGCGCTCGCGACTTCGATCCTGCTCTATTCCTTCGTCAGGCCGACGAGCCTGCTCTCGCCCTCGATGTTCGGCCTCTTCGCGTCGTGCACGCTCTTGGGCGCCTGTTTCGTCTATTATCGCCTTGAAGACGCGAGCCGCCGGCACGTGGCCATGCCGCGCCAGGCGAAGGACGCGACCCTGCCCGCGCTCGAGCCCGCGCTCCCGCAGCCAAAGCCGATGAACGTGGCGGCGCTGTATTCGGTCGACGCGCGTAAGGCCGTGGAAGACGCGTATGCGCTCGCCGAGCGGTACGGGCATGCCGAGATCCTTCCGCTGCACCTGTTCGTGGGGACGCTCGCCGCGGGAGAGGCGTCGCTCGTGTTCATGCGCCTGGGCGTCGGCTTCGACGCGCTCAAGGAACCGCTCGGGCGCCGGCTGCAATCCCAGCAGCTGGGCCGCCCCCCGAGGATGTCCGCGGCGGCCGAGGAGGCGCTCGTGGCGGCGTTCGTGAACGCGCACGGGCAGGACCGCGCGCTCGTGTCCCCGGTGGAGGTGCTGCGCGAGGCGTACGCGCGTGACCCCTTCCTCAAGGAGCTCCTGTTCGACCTCAAGGTGGACGAGCGCCGGTTCGAGAACGCGGTGGAGTGGCTGCGCATCGACGGGAAGATGCGCGAACGCTATCAGCGGTTCCGCGGCGCGGCCTCGCACAAGCCCACGGGCGCCATGAACCGCGCCATGACCTCGGTGGCCACCCCGGCGCTCGACGCGTTCTCCGAAGACCTGACGACGCTCGCGGTGCAAGGCGCCCTGCCGATGCTCGTGGGACGCGACCGCGAGATGGAATCCGTCTTCCGGGTGATCGAAGGGGCGCGCCGCAGCGTGCTGCTCGTGGGGCCCGACGGCACGGGACGTGCCACGCTGCTCGCCGGGATCGCGCAGCGCATGGTGGAGGAGCGCGTGCCGAAGGTCTTGCAAGACCGCCGGCTGGTGAGCCTCTCCTTGCCCCACCTGCTTTCCGGCGTCTCGGCCGAGGAGGCGCAAGAGAGGCTCCTCACCGTGCTCGTCGAGGTTTCGCGCGCGAAGAACATCGTGCTCGCCATCCCGGACCTCCACTTGGTCTCCGGCACGCCGGTCGAGCCATTGCTCGCCGACGCGCTTTCGCGCGGCGTCGCATACGCGATCGCGACGACGGATACGCGCGAGTACGCGGCGATGGAGCGTTCCCCGCTCGGCCGCCTGTTCGAGAAGGTGGACGTGCCCGAGCCCGGGGAGGACGACGCCATCCATATCCTGGAGTCCAAGGTGGGCGCCATCGAGTACGAGCACAAGGTGCTGTTCACGTATGAAGCCGTGGAGAAGGCCGTGAAGCTTTCCGACCGCTACATGCACGAGCAGTACCTGCCGGCCAAGGCGATCGGCGTATGCCGCGAAGCCGCGCAGGCCGCGGCGAAGGCGGGCGGGGAAGGGGCGCGGGTGACCGGCGAGGACGTGGAGGCCATCATCGCCGAAAAGACCGGCGTCCCGCTCGGGGCCGTGGCCAAGGACGAGACGCAGACGCTGCTCACCATGGAGAAGCGCCTGCACGAGCGGGTGATCGGCCAGGACGAGGCGGTGAAATCCGTGGCCGCCGCGCTGCGCCGCGCGCGCACCGAGCTGCGCTCCGACACGCGTCCGATCGCCGCGTTCCTGTTCCTCGGCCCCACGGGCGTGGGCAAGACCGAACTCGCCAAGGCGATCGCGGCCACGTATTTCGGCGCGGAAGACGCCATGTTGCGCTTCGACATGAGCGAGTATCAGGAACAAGGGAGCGTCGAGCGGCTCATCGGCAACGTGAATAACCCGAGCGGCCTGCTCACCGAGGCCGTGCGCCGCCGCCCCTTCGCCATCCTGCTGCTCGACGAGTTCGAGAAGGCACATCCGGACATCCTGAACCTGTTCCTGCAGGTGTTCGACGACGGCAGGCTCACCGACGCTTCCGGGCGGACGGTCGATTTCACCAACTGCATCATCGTGGCGACCAGCAACGCCGGCACGTCCTACGTGCAGCAGGCCGTGGCAGAAGGGAAACCGCTGCCGGAGATCCGCACACGGCTCATGGAGCAGGAACTGCGCGGCATCTACCGGCCGGAGCTGCTCAACCGCTTCGACGGGGTGATCGTGTTCAAGCCGCTCACGAAGGACGAGGTGCTGCAGATCGCCTATCTGCTGATCGGCGCCGTGTCCGCGCGGCTCGAACCCAAAGGCATCGCGTTCCGGGCGACCGACGAGGCCGTGGCGGAGCTCGCCCAGAAGGGGTTCGATCCGCTCTTCGGCGCGCGTCCGCTGCGCCGGGTCATCCAGGAGGAGGTTGACAATGCCATCGCGAAGGCCTTACTTGAAGGACGCGTCCGGCGTCGCGACACCATCGTGCTGAAGCCGGGCGGACAGATCGATATCGAACAAGCCGCCGCCCTGTGA
- a CDS encoding undecaprenyl/decaprenyl-phosphate alpha-N-acetylglucosaminyl 1-phosphate transferase: MTPVIISWMLIALAVSFFATRLLVLIVPKWGVVDRPDGERRTHAKAVPLLGGIAVFVAVTVCVDILLLSGDQLTGGLITTRHYVGFLIGGLILMVGGYLDDKHRLSPRLAVVAPIIAALIAIASGIQVEKLTNPFGGVIELAPWQSHVLVFAWLMGAMYTTKFLDGLDGLATSVSSVGAFMVMSLALTVAYFQPDVALFAAIGIGALAGFLFWNVPPAAIFLGEGGSTFVGYLIGTLAVISGGKIATAALVLGIPIMDVAWVILRRWKSGGVKNVFKGDRKHLHHRLLALGWTSGQVVAGYTLVAAAFGSAALFLQSREKLLAMLALFGLMLFLAAFLVARERTSHD; this comes from the coding sequence GTGACACCGGTCATCATTTCTTGGATGCTGATCGCCCTGGCCGTGTCGTTTTTCGCGACGCGGCTGTTGGTTTTGATCGTGCCGAAGTGGGGGGTCGTGGACCGGCCGGACGGAGAACGCCGGACGCACGCGAAGGCCGTGCCGCTTTTGGGAGGCATAGCCGTGTTCGTCGCGGTCACCGTCTGCGTGGATATCCTGCTCCTTTCGGGCGACCAGCTCACGGGCGGGCTCATCACGACGCGCCACTATGTCGGGTTCCTGATCGGCGGACTGATACTCATGGTCGGCGGCTATCTCGACGACAAGCACCGCCTGTCGCCGCGCCTGGCCGTGGTCGCCCCGATCATCGCCGCGCTCATCGCGATCGCTTCGGGAATCCAGGTCGAGAAATTGACGAACCCTTTCGGAGGCGTGATCGAGCTCGCCCCCTGGCAATCGCACGTCCTCGTCTTCGCCTGGCTCATGGGGGCGATGTACACGACGAAGTTCCTGGACGGGCTCGACGGGCTCGCGACCTCGGTCTCGTCGGTCGGCGCGTTCATGGTGATGTCGCTCGCGCTCACGGTCGCGTACTTCCAGCCCGATGTCGCCTTGTTCGCCGCAATCGGGATCGGGGCGCTGGCCGGGTTCCTGTTTTGGAACGTCCCACCCGCCGCCATTTTCCTCGGCGAAGGGGGGAGCACGTTCGTCGGGTACCTCATCGGCACGCTCGCGGTGATTTCCGGGGGGAAGATCGCCACGGCCGCGCTCGTGCTCGGCATTCCCATCATGGACGTGGCGTGGGTGATCCTTCGTCGTTGGAAGTCTGGGGGAGTAAAAAACGTGTTCAAGGGCGATCGCAAGCACCTGCATCACCGCCTGCTCGCGCTCGGATGGACGAGCGGCCAGGTCGTCGCTGGCTATACGCTCGTTGCCGCTGCGTTCGGTTCGGCCGCGCTGTTCTTGCAGAGCCGCGAAAAGCTGCTTGCCATGCTCGCGCTGTTTGGACTCATGCTCTTCCTGGCCGCCTTCCTGGTCGCGCGCGAACGCACGTCACATGATTAG
- a CDS encoding DUF192 domain-containing protein, producing MIRLILAIAILIVMLVFFATRVRVPAASSGLASMTLPDGSHVTAEVMDTPTARAQGLSGRDRLEEGKGMLFLFDTKAAHGFWMKGMKFSIDIVWLDGDKVVTVLPDVPFDRMHQLVIRMPTAPADKVLELPAGYAKSHGIVEGATLDILLPAR from the coding sequence ATGATTAGGCTCATCCTCGCCATCGCCATCCTGATCGTCATGCTCGTGTTCTTCGCGACCAGGGTTCGCGTCCCTGCCGCGTCCTCTGGCCTTGCCTCGATGACCTTGCCGGACGGGAGCCATGTCACGGCCGAGGTCATGGACACTCCCACGGCCCGCGCCCAGGGTTTGTCGGGACGCGACCGTCTCGAAGAGGGGAAGGGAATGCTGTTCCTTTTCGATACGAAGGCCGCTCACGGGTTCTGGATGAAGGGGATGAAGTTTTCGATCGACATCGTCTGGCTCGACGGCGACAAGGTGGTGACCGTGCTGCCGGACGTGCCATTCGACCGCATGCATCAGCTCGTCATCCGCATGCCCACGGCCCCGGCGGACAAGGTCTTGGAGCTCCCGGCTGGGTATGCCAAGTCCCATGGCATCGTCGAAGGAGCCACGCTTGACATCCTGCTGCCGGCACGCTAA
- the rplU gene encoding 50S ribosomal protein L21 — MIAVVKTGGKQYVVREGEELVAEWLEENPVGSTLELTTLLVSDEDGKNAKVGKPMAGKVTATVLEHGRGEKVLVVKYKPKSRYRRHVGHRQPFTKLKIEKISA, encoded by the coding sequence ATGATCGCTGTCGTAAAGACTGGCGGAAAGCAGTACGTGGTCCGGGAGGGGGAGGAACTGGTCGCCGAATGGCTCGAGGAGAACCCGGTGGGTTCCACGCTCGAGCTCACGACCCTCCTCGTGTCCGACGAGGACGGAAAGAACGCGAAGGTGGGCAAGCCTATGGCCGGCAAGGTCACCGCCACGGTGCTCGAGCACGGTCGTGGCGAAAAGGTGCTTGTCGTGAAGTACAAGCCGAAGTCCCGCTATCGTCGCCATGTGGGCCACCGCCAGCCGTTCACCAAGCTGAAAATTGAGAAGATTTCCGCGTAA
- a CDS encoding GIY-YIG nuclease family protein: MAHDRQYAVYILTNVTNHVLYTGVTNNLARRVYEHHQKFVKGFTAKYNVTKLVYFEAFSGAYEAITREKQIKGWVRRKKIALIDSVNPIWADVSGNLH; this comes from the coding sequence ATGGCACACGACAGACAATACGCCGTCTACATCCTGACAAATGTCACCAACCACGTGCTCTATACCGGTGTCACGAACAATCTTGCTCGTCGTGTATACGAACATCATCAGAAGTTCGTGAAAGGGTTTACGGCAAAATACAATGTCACGAAGCTCGTCTACTTCGAGGCGTTCTCCGGCGCTTACGAAGCGATCACCAGGGAGAAGCAGATAAAGGGATGGGTCCGCAGGAAGAAGATCGCCCTTATCGATTCGGTGAATCCCATCTGGGCGGATGTCAGCGGAAATCTGCACTAA
- a CDS encoding DUF475 domain-containing protein, with translation MELVPALITIAGLVLFETVSSIDNAIINAEVLHGMGQRARKWFLFWGLIFAVFAVRGLLPWLIVWAVTPSLGPVGALTATFSNDPSVHAAIELSAPILLAGGGTFLLFLFFHWLFLEKKTFGLPGEHFFSRQGIWFYAVVSILLTLIVWFGLKENPVMAFGAVVGSTAFFITHGFKQNAEQAEAQLTKSHLSDLSKILYLEVIDMTFSIDGVLGAFAFTLSVPLILIGNGIGAYVVREFTIRNVEKIKKYVFLKNGAMYSILGLSVVMLLDAFGVHVPSWVSPVMTFAVVGYFFMKSKNHKPLLVA, from the coding sequence ATGGAACTCGTCCCCGCGCTCATCACCATCGCCGGCCTCGTGCTGTTCGAGACGGTCAGCTCCATCGACAACGCCATCATCAACGCCGAGGTGCTGCACGGCATGGGGCAACGCGCCCGAAAATGGTTCCTGTTCTGGGGACTCATCTTCGCGGTGTTCGCCGTGCGCGGCCTGCTGCCGTGGCTCATCGTGTGGGCCGTGACCCCGTCGCTCGGCCCCGTCGGCGCGCTCACGGCCACCTTCTCCAACGACCCGAGCGTGCATGCGGCGATCGAACTGTCAGCCCCCATCCTGCTCGCCGGAGGCGGGACGTTCCTGTTGTTCCTGTTCTTCCACTGGCTGTTCCTCGAAAAGAAGACGTTCGGGCTCCCCGGTGAGCACTTCTTCTCCCGCCAGGGAATCTGGTTCTACGCCGTCGTGTCGATCCTCCTCACCCTCATCGTGTGGTTCGGGCTTAAGGAGAATCCGGTGATGGCCTTCGGAGCGGTCGTCGGTTCCACGGCGTTCTTCATCACCCACGGCTTCAAGCAGAACGCGGAACAGGCCGAGGCGCAGCTCACCAAGTCCCACCTTTCCGACCTGTCGAAGATCCTCTACCTGGAAGTGATAGACATGACCTTCTCCATCGACGGCGTGCTTGGAGCCTTCGCTTTCACCCTCTCTGTACCGCTCATCCTGATCGGCAACGGCATCGGCGCGTACGTGGTGCGCGAGTTCACCATCCGCAACGTGGAAAAGATCAAGAAATACGTGTTCCTCAAGAACGGCGCGATGTACTCCATCCTCGGCCTGTCCGTCGTCATGCTCCTCGACGCCTTCGGCGTCCACGTGCCAAGCTGGGTATCCCCGGTGATGACCTTCGCGGTCGTAGGCTACTTCTTCATGAAGTCGAAAAACCACAAGCCGCTGCTCGTCGCCTGA
- the recR gene encoding recombination protein RecR, translating into MRRFPEPIANAVAAFARLPGVGPKTALRFVYYLLKLPKGDLSMMAGAIVRLGERVKTCGACFSYGESEGCEICTDNRRDRSLLCVVEESRDIATMESTGAYRGLYLVLGGVLNPIEGITPDVLRIADLEQRLAANPDIVEVILALSPTIQGETTMLYLAKKLSPLGRRVTRLARGLPMGASLEYADEVTLGDALKGRRDA; encoded by the coding sequence ATGCGCCGCTTCCCCGAACCCATCGCGAACGCCGTCGCGGCGTTCGCGCGCCTCCCCGGCGTGGGGCCGAAGACGGCCCTGCGGTTCGTGTACTATCTTCTGAAGCTTCCGAAGGGCGACCTGTCCATGATGGCCGGGGCGATCGTGCGCCTGGGCGAACGCGTGAAGACCTGCGGCGCCTGTTTCTCGTACGGCGAATCCGAGGGATGCGAGATCTGCACGGACAACAGACGCGACCGAAGCCTCCTGTGCGTGGTCGAGGAGTCGCGCGACATCGCCACGATGGAATCCACCGGCGCCTACCGCGGGCTCTACCTCGTGCTCGGCGGGGTGCTCAATCCCATCGAAGGGATCACGCCCGACGTGCTGCGCATCGCGGACCTGGAACAGCGCCTCGCCGCGAATCCGGACATCGTCGAGGTGATATTGGCGCTCTCCCCCACCATCCAGGGGGAAACCACCATGCTATACTTGGCCAAGAAACTTTCCCCGCTCGGCCGCCGGGTGACGCGCCTCGCCCGCGGCCTGCCCATGGGCGCCAGCCTCGAATACGCCGACGAGGTGACGCTCGGTGACGCGTTAAAAGGCCGCCGTGACGCCTAG
- a CDS encoding YbaB/EbfC family DNA-binding protein, which produces MFNKIKAVKNLRDQAKIMQNALEEVVAEGEAGWGKVKVKLNGNQRILDIEIADELMADKSKLVELLKEAFADAVKKLQKQLAGRMKDMGGLQEAMKQLGM; this is translated from the coding sequence ATGTTCAACAAGATCAAGGCCGTCAAGAACCTCCGCGACCAGGCGAAAATCATGCAGAACGCCCTCGAGGAAGTCGTCGCCGAGGGCGAGGCCGGCTGGGGCAAGGTGAAGGTGAAGCTGAACGGCAACCAGCGCATCCTCGACATCGAGATCGCCGACGAGCTCATGGCCGACAAGTCCAAACTGGTGGAGCTCCTCAAGGAGGCGTTCGCCGACGCCGTGAAGAAGCTGCAGAAGCAGCTCGCCGGCAGGATGAAGGACATGGGCGGGCTCCAAGAAGCGATGAAGCAGCTGGGGATGTAA
- the dnaB gene encoding replicative DNA helicase, whose product MAVERLPPQNLEAEQSLLGCLLVDQDAMMKVADIVRPEDFYRDSHRLIFDTVCELYERHEPVDILTLGNRLEEKGHLQRVGGRTYLVELSNTVPTSAHIVNYAQIVQKKSTLRRLIEAAGNITKLGFEEGEDVEATLDEAERTLFRVSQKFLKNTFIAIRSVLEDAFKRIDELHRERGKLRGVATGLTDLDQLTAGLQRSDLIILAARPSVGKTSLALDIARNVAVKGKVPTALFSLEMSKEQLVDRMICAEANIDLWKLRTGRLSDRDDDFPRIGHALGVLSEAPIYIDDSASLTIMELRTKCRRLQAEHGLGLVIIDYLQLMEGRNKNSNSDNRVQEVSEISRGLKQIARELNVPVLALAQLSRAVEMVKPAIPRLSHLRDSGSIEQDADVVLFIYRKSADRNYQIDELTPEEKTLAEIHIAKHRNGPTGMVRLFFDIQRTSFKNLDRRGGDFNAAPAKALAAAGPPPAQSHGAGGPPPVDPNPSGI is encoded by the coding sequence ATGGCCGTCGAACGCCTTCCGCCGCAAAACCTCGAGGCCGAGCAATCCCTGCTCGGGTGCCTGCTCGTGGACCAGGATGCCATGATGAAAGTGGCCGACATCGTGCGGCCCGAGGATTTTTATCGGGACTCCCATCGGCTCATCTTCGACACGGTGTGCGAGCTGTACGAACGCCACGAGCCGGTCGACATCCTCACCCTCGGCAACCGTCTTGAGGAAAAAGGGCATCTGCAGCGCGTGGGCGGCCGCACCTACCTGGTGGAGCTGTCGAACACCGTGCCTACCTCGGCGCACATCGTGAACTACGCGCAGATCGTGCAGAAGAAATCCACCCTGCGCCGGCTCATCGAGGCGGCGGGCAACATCACCAAGCTCGGGTTCGAGGAGGGCGAGGACGTGGAAGCGACCCTCGACGAGGCGGAACGCACGCTGTTCCGGGTGAGCCAGAAGTTCCTCAAGAACACCTTCATCGCGATCCGGAGCGTCTTGGAGGACGCGTTCAAGCGCATCGACGAGCTGCACCGCGAGCGCGGGAAGCTGCGCGGCGTGGCTACCGGCCTCACGGACCTCGACCAGCTCACGGCCGGGCTCCAGCGCAGCGACCTCATCATCCTCGCGGCGCGCCCGAGCGTGGGCAAGACCTCGCTCGCGCTCGACATCGCCCGCAACGTGGCGGTGAAGGGAAAGGTCCCTACGGCGCTGTTCTCCTTGGAAATGTCCAAGGAACAGCTGGTGGACCGCATGATCTGCGCGGAAGCCAACATCGACCTGTGGAAGCTGCGCACGGGACGGCTCTCCGACCGCGACGACGACTTCCCGCGCATCGGACACGCGCTGGGCGTCCTGTCCGAGGCCCCCATCTACATCGACGACTCGGCCTCGCTCACCATCATGGAGCTGCGCACCAAGTGCCGGAGGCTGCAGGCCGAGCACGGCCTGGGGCTCGTCATCATCGACTACCTCCAGCTCATGGAGGGGCGCAACAAGAACAGCAACTCCGACAACCGCGTGCAGGAGGTGTCGGAAATCTCGCGCGGGCTGAAGCAGATCGCCCGCGAGCTCAACGTGCCGGTGCTCGCGCTCGCCCAGCTCTCCCGCGCCGTGGAGATGGTGAAGCCCGCCATCCCGCGCCTCTCCCACCTGCGCGACTCCGGCTCCATCGAGCAGGATGCCGACGTGGTGCTGTTCATCTATAGGAAGAGCGCGGACCGCAACTACCAGATCGACGAGCTCACGCCGGAGGAGAAGACCCTGGCCGAGATCCACATCGCCAAGCACCGCAACGGCCCCACCGGCATGGTGCGCCTGTTCTTCGACATCCAGCGCACCAGCTTCAAGAACCTCGACCGCCGCGGAGGGGATTTCAACGCGGCACCTGCCAAGGCGTTGGCTGCCGCAGGCCCGCCCCCGGCCCAAAGCCACGGCGCGGGAGGACCGCCCCCCGTGGACCCGAATCCTTCAGGAATCTGA
- a CDS encoding bifunctional 5,10-methylenetetrahydrofolate dehydrogenase/5,10-methenyltetrahydrofolate cyclohydrolase → MAVILDGKTLASRIRAKVKERVAALPARPILAVFLVGEDPASRLYVDLKQKACEEAGIAFERLAYPADASEDELVVKIGELNARPDVTGILVQLPLPSQDADKIVAAIDPKKDVDGFHPKNLDALQSGKPGLVPAVALGIVKLIDEAHAPLRGRWAAIVSSPLFAKPIEALLAELDVKTFVVNPDASDLAEKTKAADVLVVAAGRPGLVRADAVKPGAIVIDVGTTKVDGKLLGDVDFASVEPVAGFLTPVPGGVGPMTVAMLLNNVAKAARS, encoded by the coding sequence ATGGCTGTGATTTTAGATGGAAAGACGCTGGCCTCGCGCATCCGCGCGAAGGTGAAGGAACGGGTGGCGGCTTTGCCCGCGCGTCCGATTCTGGCCGTCTTCCTCGTGGGTGAGGATCCGGCGTCCAGGCTGTACGTGGATCTCAAGCAGAAGGCGTGCGAGGAAGCGGGAATCGCGTTCGAACGGCTGGCCTATCCGGCCGATGCGTCGGAGGACGAACTCGTCGTGAAGATTGGCGAGCTCAACGCGCGCCCGGACGTGACGGGGATCCTCGTCCAACTCCCCCTCCCTTCGCAGGACGCGGACAAGATCGTCGCGGCGATTGACCCGAAGAAGGACGTGGATGGGTTCCACCCAAAAAACCTGGACGCGCTGCAGTCAGGAAAACCCGGCCTCGTGCCGGCCGTGGCGCTGGGCATCGTGAAGCTCATCGACGAGGCGCATGCACCCTTGCGCGGACGATGGGCGGCGATCGTGTCTTCCCCGCTGTTCGCGAAGCCCATCGAGGCGCTGCTTGCTGAGCTCGACGTGAAAACATTCGTCGTGAATCCTGACGCGTCGGACCTCGCGGAAAAGACGAAAGCCGCCGACGTGCTGGTCGTGGCGGCTGGACGACCGGGACTCGTGCGTGCCGACGCGGTGAAGCCGGGCGCGATCGTGATCGACGTCGGCACGACGAAGGTGGACGGAAAACTCCTCGGCGACGTCGACTTCGCTTCCGTGGAACCGGTCGCGGGATTCCTCACCCCGGTCCCGGGCGGCGTGGGTCCGATGACGGTGGCGATGCTGCTCAACAACGTGGCGAAGGCCGCGCGCTCCTAA